In the genome of Streptomyces sp. P3, the window GCCGCTGGTCGAGGGCGAACTCGTCGGCGCCTCCGGAACGGGGGAAGAGGCGCAGACCCCACACCTGGGGCAGCAGCGGCGGCAGTTGCGCCCGCTTCGGCCACGTCAGCAGCCTCGTCGGCGCCCCCGCCTCCAGCGCGGAACGGACCACCTGGAGCCGCACGTAGGCGTACCCCGGGTCGCCGTCGCGGCCGGCGGACTGGGCGGGGACGACGGGAGCCGAGGCGCGGCGTCGCGGCAGGGCGCGCTGGACGAGGGCGTGGGCGGTCAGGACGCGCCGGCCGCGGCCGAACGTGGGCGGCAGCACCAGATAGGCGAGCCGGACGAGACGCGGATAGTGCTCGACGAGGGCGGCCTCGGCCTGCTCGACGTCGACGGCCCGGCCGACGGAGGACCGGGGGGCGGGGCGGGGGGCGACATCTCGTGACTGCACGTCCACCAGAACGAGCGAGCCCGGGGATGGTCACCCCTGTGGAGCAGCGGCCGCGGACGGGACGCACCGGGTATTTTGAGCGTGCCGGGCACGGGAGCCGTATCCAGAGCGAGGCTCTTGCAGGGAGGAACAGATGAAGGTGACCCGACCGATGCTCGCCGCGGCGGCCGCGACGGCGGCGCTGCTGCTGGCGGGATGCGCGTCCGGCGACAAGGAGGCCGCCGTTCCGACGACGGCGACCGGCAGCCTGGAGCACATCGCCGCCGAGGTGAAGTGCACCCCGGACATGCAGACCGACGCGGACGAGATCCGCCAGGCCGTCTGCAAGAACGCCGACGGCAAGTTCATCCTGGCGACCTTCGCCACCGACCGCGGACAGCGCGAGTGGATCAACTCGGCGAAGGACTACGGCGGTCACTACCTCGTCGGCCGCAAGTGGGTGGCCGTGGGGGAGACCAGCACGGTGACGGCGCTGCGCACCACGCTCGGCGGTGACATCGAGGAGGGCACCGACCACGGCGCGCACAAGGAGTCCGGCGGCGCCACCCACTCCAGCCACTGACATCCTCCCCGGGACGCAGGACGCAGGACGCAGGACGCAGGACGCAGGACGCAGGACGCAGGACGCAGGACGCAGGACGCAGGACACGCAAGACGGCAAGCGGCATACGAAAACCGGCGGTGGGATCTCCCACCGCCGGTTCTCGTATGCGTACCTGCTAGGCCGGTGTCACTGGCACTGCTGGCCCTTGTTGACGCAGTTCGCGATCTTGTTGTTCAGCTGCGCGTTCATCACGTTGATGAAGTCGTCGTGGTCGGTGGACGGCTTGTGGAGCTGCTCCGGGAAGCCGTCGACCGCGTAGGCGTTCTTGACCTGGCCGTTCTGGATGACCGGGGTGGGAACGGCGTACACGAGTCGCATGGTCAGCTGCGGGATCGCCTTGAAGCCGTTCTGGCAGTTGCCGTTGCCGTCGGCGAAGGCGACGTGCGTGCGGTGGTTGGCCGAGTCGATGTTCTTGCCGTCCCAGCAGCTCTGGAAGGCGAACGTGCGGACCACGTTGCTGCCCTGGGGGCAGATCGGGTACTGCTCGGTCAGCTGGACCTTGTTCTCGAAGCCGGTGCAGCTCCAGTGCGCGTTGGCGTTGGCCAGACCGTTCGTGGTGGTCTTGGCGTCACCGGTGATGATGCGCAGGAACTGCGGCATCGCGACGACCTTGGCCTTCGGGCTGCCGACGAACTTGATCTCCGCCTGCTTGGCCTTCAGGACCTTGCCGACGTTGCCTTCCTTGCCACCGCCGTCACGGTTCTGGTCGAACTCCTTCGTGCCGTCCTGGACACGCAGCACCGGCCAGTAGTAGGACGACTTGTCCTGCTGGTTCTGGCAGGAGGTCTGGGCGGCCGCGAACGTGTTGTTGTTGGCGAAGGCGTCGTTCGACTGGTTGCCGACGTAGTCGTGCAGGTGGTGCGCGCCGTTGGTCACGCCGGGCGCCACGATGACGTTGTCGGTGTTGAACTTGTTGTTGGCATTGACGCCGCACCGGGTGGTGAACGTACCGGTCGAGGCCTGGCCGTTCTTGCGGGGCTTGGCCTTGACGTTCGCCTGGACCTTCGTGATGTCGACGAAGTCCGACGCCACGGGGCCGTTGCCGGCCTGGCCGCCGTTGCCGCCCTGCTGGCCGCCGTTCTGCTGACCGCCGTTGTTGTTCTGACCGCCGTTGTTCTGCTGGCCGCCGTTGTTGTTGTTCTGACCGCCGTTGTTCTGCTGGCCGCCGTTCTGCTGGCCGCCGTTCTGCTGACCGCCGTTGTTCTGGCCGCCGTTGTTCTGCCCGCCCTGGCCCGCGTTGGTGTTGTTCGCCGCCTGCGTGGTGCACGCGGCGAGCTGGCTCAGCGAGTTGTCGAACTGGCCGCCGGAGCGCTGGATGTTGATGCGGATCCGGTCGATCGTGGCGGCCCGCTTCTCCTTGAGGGGACCGACGATCGCGTTCTGGACGAAGCCGGCGTCGCCTGCCTGGGCCTGACGCGTCGACGCGAGCCGGGTGTAGGCCTCGGTGATCTGCTTGTCGAGGTTGGCCAGCTCGTTCGCGACGCCCTGCTTGGCCCCGTTGGGCACGCTCGTCAGCTTCTGCCCCACATCCGGGCAGGAGATCGTGGCGACCTGTGCTGCCGCGTTGGCGGCCTTGGTCTGGTTCTGACCCGAGTTGTTCGATTCGTGCGCCGAAGCGTAGAAGTTCGCCCAGATCAGCCCGCCCCCGCCGAGCGCTAGGGCCGCCGATGCGGCCACGGCCTTCGTGGCCATCGACGAACGGCGTTTACGTGTATTGCGTCCCATGGAACTCCTCTGACTTCCTTGCGGGGCAGCATCGAGGCGCCCGACAGGAGTGAAGCTGAAGCTGCCCCCTCCTTTACGCACGACGCCTCACAGGTGTTCAGCCCGCTCAGAAATTGATGAGAGACCCGTACGGCGAAACAACCCCAAAACCACCGCGCGACCCAGCAGTTGGCACCCTCAGCGACTCCGGTCCAGATAGGCCAGCACCGCCAGTACCCTGCGGTTGTCGTCGTCGGAGACCTCCAGGCCCAGCTTCACGAAGATGTTCGCGGTGTGCTTGGCGACGGCCCGCTCGGTCACGACCAGTTTGCCGGCGATCGCCGCGTTCGACCGCCCCTGCGCCATCAGTTCCATAACCTCCCGTTCGCGCGGAGTGAGCCGGTCCACCGGACCCTGCCCGTCGTTCGCGCGCCGGGCCAGCAACTGCTGGATCACCTGGGGGTCCATCGCCGTCCCGCCGGCCGCCACCCGCCGTACGGAGTCCACGAACTGCTCCGCGTCGAACACCCGGTCCTTCAGCAGATAGCCGACGCCGCCGCTGCCGTCCGCGAGCAGTTCACGCGCGTACAGCTGCTCGACGTGCTGGGAGAGGACGAGGACCGGCAGCCCGGGCTTGTCCCGGCGGGCCCGGAGCGCGCACTGCAGGCCCTCGTCCGTGTGCGTGGGCGGGAGCCGGACGTCGACCACCGCGACGTCCGGCTCCAGTTCGGCGAGGGCCCGCTCCAGCTCGGGTCCGGTCTCGACGGCGGCGGCGATCTCGAAGTCGTAGGCCTCCAGCAGCCGGACGAGACCGTCCCGCAGCAGGAAGAGGTCCTCGGCTAGGACAACACGCAAGGAATCTCCATGGTCACCATGGTGGGACCGCCGGCAGGGGAGCTGACGGCCAGGACGCCGTCGAATGTACCCAGTCGCCGTTCGAGTCCGGCCAGCCCCGTGCCCGCCCCGATCGCCGCGCCGCCCTTGCCGTTGTCGGTGACGGAGATCCGCAGACAGCCCTCCGAGTGACGCAGGTCGACCCAGATCCGGTCGGCTCCGGAGTGCTTGACCGCGTTGGTGAGCGCCTC includes:
- a CDS encoding DUF1996 domain-containing protein; this encodes MGRNTRKRRSSMATKAVAASAALALGGGGLIWANFYASAHESNNSGQNQTKAANAAAQVATISCPDVGQKLTSVPNGAKQGVANELANLDKQITEAYTRLASTRQAQAGDAGFVQNAIVGPLKEKRAATIDRIRINIQRSGGQFDNSLSQLAACTTQAANNTNAGQGGQNNGGQNNGGQQNGGQQNGGQQNNGGQNNNNGGQQNNGGQNNNGGQQNGGQQGGNGGQAGNGPVASDFVDITKVQANVKAKPRKNGQASTGTFTTRCGVNANNKFNTDNVIVAPGVTNGAHHLHDYVGNQSNDAFANNNTFAAAQTSCQNQQDKSSYYWPVLRVQDGTKEFDQNRDGGGKEGNVGKVLKAKQAEIKFVGSPKAKVVAMPQFLRIITGDAKTTTNGLANANAHWSCTGFENKVQLTEQYPICPQGSNVVRTFAFQSCWDGKNIDSANHRTHVAFADGNGNCQNGFKAIPQLTMRLVYAVPTPVIQNGQVKNAYAVDGFPEQLHKPSTDHDDFINVMNAQLNNKIANCVNKGQQCQ
- a CDS encoding response regulator transcription factor — its product is MRVVLAEDLFLLRDGLVRLLEAYDFEIAAAVETGPELERALAELEPDVAVVDVRLPPTHTDEGLQCALRARRDKPGLPVLVLSQHVEQLYARELLADGSGGVGYLLKDRVFDAEQFVDSVRRVAAGGTAMDPQVIQQLLARRANDGQGPVDRLTPREREVMELMAQGRSNAAIAGKLVVTERAVAKHTANIFVKLGLEVSDDDNRRVLAVLAYLDRSR